A genomic window from Eleginops maclovinus isolate JMC-PN-2008 ecotype Puerto Natales chromosome 9, JC_Emac_rtc_rv5, whole genome shotgun sequence includes:
- the lhx9 gene encoding LIM/homeobox protein Lhx9 isoform X1 yields the protein MEVVSCKTEAGSCKLRPGPGAMLFHGISGDHIQGIMEEMERRSKTESRLTKGMQLNGRESTITSMSPEKPALCAGCGGKISDRYYLLAVDKQWHLRCLKCCECKLALESELTCFAKDGSIYCKEDYYRRFSVQRCARCHLGISASEMVMRARDSVYHLSCFTCTTCNKTLSTGDHFGMKDSLVYCRLHFETLVQGPDYHQQLNFAELAAKGGGLTLPYFNGTGTAQKGRPRKRKSPAMGIDIPSYTGCNENDTDHMDRDQQSYAPTQKTKRMRTSFKHHQLRTMKSYFAINHNPDAKDLKQLAQKTGLTKRVLQVWFQNARAKFRRNVLRQENGGVDKADGTSLPPPSSDSGAMSPPSSAATLTDLTNPSITVVTSVTSSLDSHDSGSPSQTTLTNLF from the exons ATGGAAGTTGTGAGCTGCAAGACAGAGGCAGGCAGTTGCAAGTTGCGTCCAGGACCGGGAGCCATGCTTTTCCACGGGATCTCCGGGGATCACATCCAAGGGATcatggaggagatggagagaaggtCGAAAACCGAGTCGCGTCTGACGAAGGGGATGCAGTTGAACGGGAGAGAGTCG ACCATTACTTCCATGAGCCCCGAGAAGCCTGCTCTGTGTGCCGGCTGTGGCGGCAAGATTTCGGACAGATACTACCTCCTGGCCGTGGACAAACAGTGGCACCTGCGGTGTCTCAAATGCTGTGAATGTAAACTAGCGCTGGAGTCAGAGCTAACGTGTTTTGCCAAGGATGGGAGTATCTATTGCAAGGAGGACTACTACAG AAGGTTCTCCGTGCAGAGGTGCGCGCGCTGCCACCTCGGGATATCGGCCTCGGAGATGGTGATGCGGGCACGCGACTCCGTGTACCACCTGAGCTGCTTCACGTGCACCACCTGCAACAAGACGCTGAGCACAGGTGACCACTTCGGCATGAAGGACAGCCTGGTGTACTGCCGGCTGCACTTCGAGACGCTGGTGCAGGGACCGGACTACCACCAGCAGCTCAACTTCGCCGAGCTGGCGGCCAAGGGCGGCGGCCTCACTCTGCCTTACTTCAACGGCACCGGGACAGCACAGAAGGGGAGGCCGCGCAAGAGGAAGAGCCCGGCCATGGGGATAGATATACCCAGCTACACCG GCTGTAACGAGAACGACACGGATCACATGGACCGGGACCAGCAGTCCTATGCTCCGACACAGAAGACCAAACGCATGCGGACGTCCTTCAAGCACCATCAGCTGCGGACAATGAAATCCTACTTTGCCATCAACCACAACCCAGATGCCAAGGACTTAAAGCAGCTGGCCCAGAAAACAGGCCTCACTAAGAGAGTTCTACAG GTTTGGTTCCAAAACGCAAGAGCCAAATTCAGAAGGAACGTTTTGCGACAGGAGAATGGAGGTGTTGATAAGGCTGATGGCACCTCACTCCCTCCACCCTCATCTGACAGTGGGGCAATGAGCCCCCCCTCCAGCGCGGCCACACTAACAGACCTGACAAACCCCTCTATCACTGTAGTGACCTCCGTCACCTCTAGTTTGGACAGCCATGATTCGGGGAGCCCTTCACAAACTACCTTGACAAATCTTTTCTAA
- the lhx9 gene encoding LIM/homeobox protein Lhx9 isoform X3, which yields MEVVSCKTEAGSCKLRPGPGAMLFHGISGDHIQGIMEEMERRSKTESRLTKGMQLNGRESTITSMSPEKPALCAGCGGKISDRYYLLAVDKQWHLRCLKCCECKLALESELTCFAKDGSIYCKEDYYRRFSVQRCARCHLGISASEMVMRARDSVYHLSCFTCTTCNKTLSTGDHFGMKDSLVYCRLHFETLVQGPDYHQQLNFAELAAKGGGLTLPYFNGTGTAQKGRPRKRKSPAMGIDIPSYTGCNENDTDHMDRDQQSYAPTQKTKRMRTSFKHHQLRTMKSYFAINHNPDAKDLKQLAQKTGLTKRVLQGEQILGHYSHTSRRLKIP from the exons ATGGAAGTTGTGAGCTGCAAGACAGAGGCAGGCAGTTGCAAGTTGCGTCCAGGACCGGGAGCCATGCTTTTCCACGGGATCTCCGGGGATCACATCCAAGGGATcatggaggagatggagagaaggtCGAAAACCGAGTCGCGTCTGACGAAGGGGATGCAGTTGAACGGGAGAGAGTCG ACCATTACTTCCATGAGCCCCGAGAAGCCTGCTCTGTGTGCCGGCTGTGGCGGCAAGATTTCGGACAGATACTACCTCCTGGCCGTGGACAAACAGTGGCACCTGCGGTGTCTCAAATGCTGTGAATGTAAACTAGCGCTGGAGTCAGAGCTAACGTGTTTTGCCAAGGATGGGAGTATCTATTGCAAGGAGGACTACTACAG AAGGTTCTCCGTGCAGAGGTGCGCGCGCTGCCACCTCGGGATATCGGCCTCGGAGATGGTGATGCGGGCACGCGACTCCGTGTACCACCTGAGCTGCTTCACGTGCACCACCTGCAACAAGACGCTGAGCACAGGTGACCACTTCGGCATGAAGGACAGCCTGGTGTACTGCCGGCTGCACTTCGAGACGCTGGTGCAGGGACCGGACTACCACCAGCAGCTCAACTTCGCCGAGCTGGCGGCCAAGGGCGGCGGCCTCACTCTGCCTTACTTCAACGGCACCGGGACAGCACAGAAGGGGAGGCCGCGCAAGAGGAAGAGCCCGGCCATGGGGATAGATATACCCAGCTACACCG GCTGTAACGAGAACGACACGGATCACATGGACCGGGACCAGCAGTCCTATGCTCCGACACAGAAGACCAAACGCATGCGGACGTCCTTCAAGCACCATCAGCTGCGGACAATGAAATCCTACTTTGCCATCAACCACAACCCAGATGCCAAGGACTTAAAGCAGCTGGCCCAGAAAACAGGCCTCACTAAGAGAGTTCTACAG GGAGAACAAATCTTGGGGCATTACAGCCATACATCCCGGCGTTTGAAAATTCCCTAA
- the lhx9 gene encoding LIM/homeobox protein Lhx9 isoform X2, with product MEVVSCKTEAGSCKLRPGPGAMLFHGISGDHIQGIMEEMERRSKTESRLTKGMQLNGRESTITSMSPEKPALCAGCGGKISDRYYLLAVDKQWHLRCLKCCECKLALESELTCFAKDGSIYCKEDYYRFSVQRCARCHLGISASEMVMRARDSVYHLSCFTCTTCNKTLSTGDHFGMKDSLVYCRLHFETLVQGPDYHQQLNFAELAAKGGGLTLPYFNGTGTAQKGRPRKRKSPAMGIDIPSYTGCNENDTDHMDRDQQSYAPTQKTKRMRTSFKHHQLRTMKSYFAINHNPDAKDLKQLAQKTGLTKRVLQVWFQNARAKFRRNVLRQENGGVDKADGTSLPPPSSDSGAMSPPSSAATLTDLTNPSITVVTSVTSSLDSHDSGSPSQTTLTNLF from the exons ATGGAAGTTGTGAGCTGCAAGACAGAGGCAGGCAGTTGCAAGTTGCGTCCAGGACCGGGAGCCATGCTTTTCCACGGGATCTCCGGGGATCACATCCAAGGGATcatggaggagatggagagaaggtCGAAAACCGAGTCGCGTCTGACGAAGGGGATGCAGTTGAACGGGAGAGAGTCG ACCATTACTTCCATGAGCCCCGAGAAGCCTGCTCTGTGTGCCGGCTGTGGCGGCAAGATTTCGGACAGATACTACCTCCTGGCCGTGGACAAACAGTGGCACCTGCGGTGTCTCAAATGCTGTGAATGTAAACTAGCGCTGGAGTCAGAGCTAACGTGTTTTGCCAAGGATGGGAGTATCTATTGCAAGGAGGACTACTACAG GTTCTCCGTGCAGAGGTGCGCGCGCTGCCACCTCGGGATATCGGCCTCGGAGATGGTGATGCGGGCACGCGACTCCGTGTACCACCTGAGCTGCTTCACGTGCACCACCTGCAACAAGACGCTGAGCACAGGTGACCACTTCGGCATGAAGGACAGCCTGGTGTACTGCCGGCTGCACTTCGAGACGCTGGTGCAGGGACCGGACTACCACCAGCAGCTCAACTTCGCCGAGCTGGCGGCCAAGGGCGGCGGCCTCACTCTGCCTTACTTCAACGGCACCGGGACAGCACAGAAGGGGAGGCCGCGCAAGAGGAAGAGCCCGGCCATGGGGATAGATATACCCAGCTACACCG GCTGTAACGAGAACGACACGGATCACATGGACCGGGACCAGCAGTCCTATGCTCCGACACAGAAGACCAAACGCATGCGGACGTCCTTCAAGCACCATCAGCTGCGGACAATGAAATCCTACTTTGCCATCAACCACAACCCAGATGCCAAGGACTTAAAGCAGCTGGCCCAGAAAACAGGCCTCACTAAGAGAGTTCTACAG GTTTGGTTCCAAAACGCAAGAGCCAAATTCAGAAGGAACGTTTTGCGACAGGAGAATGGAGGTGTTGATAAGGCTGATGGCACCTCACTCCCTCCACCCTCATCTGACAGTGGGGCAATGAGCCCCCCCTCCAGCGCGGCCACACTAACAGACCTGACAAACCCCTCTATCACTGTAGTGACCTCCGTCACCTCTAGTTTGGACAGCCATGATTCGGGGAGCCCTTCACAAACTACCTTGACAAATCTTTTCTAA